A single genomic interval of Canis lupus dingo isolate Sandy chromosome 6, ASM325472v2, whole genome shotgun sequence harbors:
- the CLCC1 gene encoding chloride channel CLIC-like protein 1 isoform X3 has protein sequence MVVFPEHFASWTEICRHQELLEVQNLRPTSDGLRRKRSFTRSPAGLDAVLLGGSVRSTVGFLPELRPSPSCRMLYSLLLCECLWLITGYAHDDDWIDPTDMLNYDAASGTMRKSQVKYGIAEKKEFSPDLSHADELSECYSKLDSLTHKIDECEKRKKEDYESQSNPVFRRYLNKILIEARKLGLPEENKDDMHYDAEIILKRQTLLEIQKFLSGEDWKPGALDDALSDILINFKFHDFETWKWRFEDSFGVDPYNVLMVLLCLLCIVGLVATELWTYVHWYTQLRRVLFISFLFSLGWNWMYLYKLAFAQHQAEVAKMEPLNNVCAEKMDWIGSLWELFRSSWTYKDDPCQKYYELLLVNPIWLVPPTKALAVTFTNFVTEPLKHIGKGAGEFIREFMKELPVFLHIPVLIIMALAVLSFCYGAGKSVNMLRHLGGPEREPPRALGPGDRGRLNEVDYRPHGGAA, from the exons ATGGTCGTTTTTCCTGAACACTTTGCTTCTTGGACTGAGATCTGCCGTCACCAGGAGCTGTTAGAagtgcagaatctcaggcccacATCAGACGGGCTCCGTCGGAAGCGGTCTTTCACAAGATCCCCAGCAGGTTTAGACGCAGTTTTGCTGGGAGGAAGTGTGAGATCGACTGTGGGATTTCTCCCGGAGCTCCGGCCTTCG CCTTCATGCAGGATGCTGTATTCTCTGCTGCTTTGTGAATGTCTGTGGCTGATAACTGGTTATGCTCATGATGATGACTGGATTGACCCCACAGACATGCTTAACTATGATGCTGCTTCAGGAACAATGAGAAAATCTCAG GTAAAATATGGTAtagcagagaaaaaggaattcagTCCTGACTTGTCACATGCTGACGAATTGTCGGAATGTTATAGCAAACTTGATTCTTTAACTCATAAg ATTGATGAgtgtgaaaagagaaagaaggaagactaTGAAAGTCAAAGCAATCCTGTTTTTAGGAGATACTTAAATAAGATTTTGATTGAAGCCAGAAAGCTCGGACTC cctgaagaaaacaaagatgatatGCATTATGATGCTGAGATTATTCTAAAAAGACAAaccttgttagaaatacagaagtTTCTCAGTGGAGAGGATTGGAAACCAGGAGCCTTGGATGATGCGCTAagtgatattttaattaattttaaatttcatgattttGAAACCTGGAAGTGGCGATTTGAAGATTCTTTTGGAGTGGATCCATATAATGTGCTAATG GTGCTTCTGTGTCTGCTCTGCATCGTGGGATTAGTAGCTACTGAGCTGTGGACGTATGTGCATTGGTACACCCAGTTGAGGCGTGTTTTATTCATCAGTTTCCTCTTCAGTTTGGGATGGAATTGGATGTATTTATATAAG CTCGCGTTTGCACAGCATCAGGCTGAGGTTGCCAAGATGGAGCCATTAAACAATGTGTGTGCCGAGAAGATGGACTGGATTGGAAGCCTCTGGG AATTGTTTAGAAGTTCATGGACCTATAAGGATGACCCATGCCAAAAATATTATGAGCTCTTACTAGTCAACCCTATTTGGTTGGTCCCACCAACAAAG GCACTGGCAGTTACATTCACCAACTTTGTCACGGAGCCATTGAAACACATCGGGAAAGGAGCTGGTGAATTTATTAGAGAGTTCATGAAGGAGCTCCCAGTATTCCTTCACATTCCAGTGCTCATCATCATGGCGTTAGCTGTCCTG agTTTCTGCTATGGTGCTGGAAAATCAGTTAATATGCTGAGACATTTAGGTGGTCCTGAGAGAGAACCACCCCGGGCACTTGGGCCAGGTGATAGAGGACGGCTGAACGAAGTTGATTATAGACCCCATGGTGGAGCAG CATAA
- the CLCC1 gene encoding chloride channel CLIC-like protein 1 isoform X2 translates to MLYSLLLCECLWLITGYAHDDDWIDPTDMLNYDAASGTMRKSQVKYGIAEKKEFSPDLSHADELSECYSKLDSLTHKIDECEKRKKEDYESQSNPVFRRYLNKILIEARKLGLPEENKDDMHYDAEIILKRQTLLEIQKFLSGEDWKPGALDDALSDILINFKFHDFETWKWRFEDSFGVDPYNVLMVLLCLLCIVGLVATELWTYVHWYTQLRRVLFISFLFSLGWNWMYLYKLAFAQHQAEVAKMEPLNNVCAEKMDWIGSLWELFRSSWTYKDDPCQKYYELLLVNPIWLVPPTKALAVTFTNFVTEPLKHIGKGAGEFIREFMKELPVFLHIPVLIIMALAVLSFCYGAGKSVNMLRHLGGPEREPPRALGPGDRGRLNEVDYRPHGGAGDADFYYRGQISPIEQGPYDRTYEGRRDVLRENDVDLRPKTGNKSPEVLRPCDVPYAEAREHPKMVPGHKLPVLDTKPKGMEGIQAESTPSESSTESSQCVRRGSGADASEKVEGSPAEKEAQLRTDARSSPEAGSACSPASCGKDPDGGPHA, encoded by the exons ATGCTGTATTCTCTGCTGCTTTGTGAATGTCTGTGGCTGATAACTGGTTATGCTCATGATGATGACTGGATTGACCCCACAGACATGCTTAACTATGATGCTGCTTCAGGAACAATGAGAAAATCTCAG GTAAAATATGGTAtagcagagaaaaaggaattcagTCCTGACTTGTCACATGCTGACGAATTGTCGGAATGTTATAGCAAACTTGATTCTTTAACTCATAAg ATTGATGAgtgtgaaaagagaaagaaggaagactaTGAAAGTCAAAGCAATCCTGTTTTTAGGAGATACTTAAATAAGATTTTGATTGAAGCCAGAAAGCTCGGACTC cctgaagaaaacaaagatgatatGCATTATGATGCTGAGATTATTCTAAAAAGACAAaccttgttagaaatacagaagtTTCTCAGTGGAGAGGATTGGAAACCAGGAGCCTTGGATGATGCGCTAagtgatattttaattaattttaaatttcatgattttGAAACCTGGAAGTGGCGATTTGAAGATTCTTTTGGAGTGGATCCATATAATGTGCTAATG GTGCTTCTGTGTCTGCTCTGCATCGTGGGATTAGTAGCTACTGAGCTGTGGACGTATGTGCATTGGTACACCCAGTTGAGGCGTGTTTTATTCATCAGTTTCCTCTTCAGTTTGGGATGGAATTGGATGTATTTATATAAG CTCGCGTTTGCACAGCATCAGGCTGAGGTTGCCAAGATGGAGCCATTAAACAATGTGTGTGCCGAGAAGATGGACTGGATTGGAAGCCTCTGGG AATTGTTTAGAAGTTCATGGACCTATAAGGATGACCCATGCCAAAAATATTATGAGCTCTTACTAGTCAACCCTATTTGGTTGGTCCCACCAACAAAG GCACTGGCAGTTACATTCACCAACTTTGTCACGGAGCCATTGAAACACATCGGGAAAGGAGCTGGTGAATTTATTAGAGAGTTCATGAAGGAGCTCCCAGTATTCCTTCACATTCCAGTGCTCATCATCATGGCGTTAGCTGTCCTG agTTTCTGCTATGGTGCTGGAAAATCAGTTAATATGCTGAGACATTTAGGTGGTCCTGAGAGAGAACCACCCCGGGCACTTGGGCCAGGTGATAGAGGACGGCTGAACGAAGTTGATTATAGACCCCATGGTGGAGCAGGTGATGCAGATTTCTATTATAGAGGCCAGATCAGCCCCATTGAGCAAGGCCCTTATGACAGAACATATGAGGGTAGAAGAGatgttttgagagagaatgatGTTGACTTGAGACCTAAGACTGGCAACAAGAGCCCCGAAGTGCTCCGGCCATGTGATGTACCATACGCAGAGGCGAGGGAGCATCCCAAGATGGTACCCGGT CATAAATTACCTGTTTTGGATACAAAGCCCAAAGGAATGGAGGGAATCCAGGCAGAAAGCACACCCTCAGAAAGCAGTACTGAAAGCAGCCAGTGTGTGAGGCGGGGCTCTGGCGCAGACGCCTCAGAGAAGGTGGAAGGTTCTCCGGCAGAGAAAGAGGCCCAGCTCAGGACTGATGCCAGAAGCAGCCCAGAGGCAGGCAGCGCGTGCAGCCCAGCCAGCTGTGGAAAGGATCCGGATGGCGGCCCACATGCCTAG
- the CLCC1 gene encoding chloride channel CLIC-like protein 1 isoform X1: MVVFPEHFASWTEICRHQELLEVQNLRPTSDGLRRKRSFTRSPAGLDAVLLGGSVRSTVGFLPELRPSPSCRMLYSLLLCECLWLITGYAHDDDWIDPTDMLNYDAASGTMRKSQVKYGIAEKKEFSPDLSHADELSECYSKLDSLTHKIDECEKRKKEDYESQSNPVFRRYLNKILIEARKLGLPEENKDDMHYDAEIILKRQTLLEIQKFLSGEDWKPGALDDALSDILINFKFHDFETWKWRFEDSFGVDPYNVLMVLLCLLCIVGLVATELWTYVHWYTQLRRVLFISFLFSLGWNWMYLYKLAFAQHQAEVAKMEPLNNVCAEKMDWIGSLWELFRSSWTYKDDPCQKYYELLLVNPIWLVPPTKALAVTFTNFVTEPLKHIGKGAGEFIREFMKELPVFLHIPVLIIMALAVLSFCYGAGKSVNMLRHLGGPEREPPRALGPGDRGRLNEVDYRPHGGAGDADFYYRGQISPIEQGPYDRTYEGRRDVLRENDVDLRPKTGNKSPEVLRPCDVPYAEAREHPKMVPGHKLPVLDTKPKGMEGIQAESTPSESSTESSQCVRRGSGADASEKVEGSPAEKEAQLRTDARSSPEAGSACSPASCGKDPDGGPHA; the protein is encoded by the exons ATGGTCGTTTTTCCTGAACACTTTGCTTCTTGGACTGAGATCTGCCGTCACCAGGAGCTGTTAGAagtgcagaatctcaggcccacATCAGACGGGCTCCGTCGGAAGCGGTCTTTCACAAGATCCCCAGCAGGTTTAGACGCAGTTTTGCTGGGAGGAAGTGTGAGATCGACTGTGGGATTTCTCCCGGAGCTCCGGCCTTCG CCTTCATGCAGGATGCTGTATTCTCTGCTGCTTTGTGAATGTCTGTGGCTGATAACTGGTTATGCTCATGATGATGACTGGATTGACCCCACAGACATGCTTAACTATGATGCTGCTTCAGGAACAATGAGAAAATCTCAG GTAAAATATGGTAtagcagagaaaaaggaattcagTCCTGACTTGTCACATGCTGACGAATTGTCGGAATGTTATAGCAAACTTGATTCTTTAACTCATAAg ATTGATGAgtgtgaaaagagaaagaaggaagactaTGAAAGTCAAAGCAATCCTGTTTTTAGGAGATACTTAAATAAGATTTTGATTGAAGCCAGAAAGCTCGGACTC cctgaagaaaacaaagatgatatGCATTATGATGCTGAGATTATTCTAAAAAGACAAaccttgttagaaatacagaagtTTCTCAGTGGAGAGGATTGGAAACCAGGAGCCTTGGATGATGCGCTAagtgatattttaattaattttaaatttcatgattttGAAACCTGGAAGTGGCGATTTGAAGATTCTTTTGGAGTGGATCCATATAATGTGCTAATG GTGCTTCTGTGTCTGCTCTGCATCGTGGGATTAGTAGCTACTGAGCTGTGGACGTATGTGCATTGGTACACCCAGTTGAGGCGTGTTTTATTCATCAGTTTCCTCTTCAGTTTGGGATGGAATTGGATGTATTTATATAAG CTCGCGTTTGCACAGCATCAGGCTGAGGTTGCCAAGATGGAGCCATTAAACAATGTGTGTGCCGAGAAGATGGACTGGATTGGAAGCCTCTGGG AATTGTTTAGAAGTTCATGGACCTATAAGGATGACCCATGCCAAAAATATTATGAGCTCTTACTAGTCAACCCTATTTGGTTGGTCCCACCAACAAAG GCACTGGCAGTTACATTCACCAACTTTGTCACGGAGCCATTGAAACACATCGGGAAAGGAGCTGGTGAATTTATTAGAGAGTTCATGAAGGAGCTCCCAGTATTCCTTCACATTCCAGTGCTCATCATCATGGCGTTAGCTGTCCTG agTTTCTGCTATGGTGCTGGAAAATCAGTTAATATGCTGAGACATTTAGGTGGTCCTGAGAGAGAACCACCCCGGGCACTTGGGCCAGGTGATAGAGGACGGCTGAACGAAGTTGATTATAGACCCCATGGTGGAGCAGGTGATGCAGATTTCTATTATAGAGGCCAGATCAGCCCCATTGAGCAAGGCCCTTATGACAGAACATATGAGGGTAGAAGAGatgttttgagagagaatgatGTTGACTTGAGACCTAAGACTGGCAACAAGAGCCCCGAAGTGCTCCGGCCATGTGATGTACCATACGCAGAGGCGAGGGAGCATCCCAAGATGGTACCCGGT CATAAATTACCTGTTTTGGATACAAAGCCCAAAGGAATGGAGGGAATCCAGGCAGAAAGCACACCCTCAGAAAGCAGTACTGAAAGCAGCCAGTGTGTGAGGCGGGGCTCTGGCGCAGACGCCTCAGAGAAGGTGGAAGGTTCTCCGGCAGAGAAAGAGGCCCAGCTCAGGACTGATGCCAGAAGCAGCCCAGAGGCAGGCAGCGCGTGCAGCCCAGCCAGCTGTGGAAAGGATCCGGATGGCGGCCCACATGCCTAG